In Streptomyces sp. NBC_00306, a single genomic region encodes these proteins:
- a CDS encoding ABC transporter ATP-binding protein has product MFELQEITAGYDRGRPVVRDASLTLAPGEAVGLLGPSGCGKSTLARVAALLHRPYGGRVVIDGEPARGWRHTAPRAQRTAIGVVFQQPRLSADPRLPLRDLIAEPLRATGRRDEAVRRTGELADRVGLTGELLGRRPHEVSDGQLQRACVARALVLDPRWLICDEMTAMLDASTTAALVAVVEDYRREQGAGLLAVGHDRTLLERWCDRTVHWSEAWTP; this is encoded by the coding sequence GTGTTTGAACTGCAGGAGATCACCGCCGGGTACGACCGCGGCCGCCCCGTCGTACGCGACGCATCGCTCACCCTCGCGCCCGGTGAGGCCGTCGGCCTCCTCGGCCCCAGCGGCTGCGGCAAGTCCACCCTCGCCCGCGTGGCCGCACTGCTCCACCGGCCCTACGGCGGCCGCGTCGTCATCGACGGCGAGCCCGCCCGCGGCTGGCGGCACACCGCCCCGCGGGCCCAGCGCACCGCCATCGGCGTGGTCTTCCAGCAGCCCAGGCTCTCCGCCGACCCCCGGCTGCCGCTGCGCGACCTGATCGCCGAACCGCTGCGGGCGACCGGCAGACGCGACGAGGCCGTCCGGCGGACCGGGGAACTGGCCGACCGGGTGGGACTCACCGGGGAGCTGCTGGGCCGCCGTCCGCACGAGGTCAGCGACGGGCAGCTGCAACGTGCCTGCGTCGCCCGGGCGTTGGTGCTCGACCCGCGCTGGCTGATCTGCGACGAGATGACCGCCATGCTCGACGCCTCGACAACGGCCGCACTGGTGGCGGTCGTCGAGGACTACCGCCGTGAACAGGGCGCCGGCCTCCTCGCCGTCGGTCACGACCGGACCCTGCTGGAGCGCTGGTGCGACCGGACGGTGCACTGGTCCGAGGCCTGGACCCCGTGA
- a CDS encoding phosphatidylinositol-specific phospholipase C/glycerophosphodiester phosphodiesterase family protein, with protein sequence MLTTRRRAVTTLAAALAGAVAVPAAAQAAQNPGVQHRPRPLRQAHAHNDYLHERPLHDALSHGFTSLEADIFLVNGELLVAHTPEELDPTRTLRSLYLDPLLARVRANHGSVYRGYGKPVQLLVDIKTDGVACYLELDRQLRRYSRMLTGYAHGRVRPGAVTPVVSGDRAARVPMEAQRQRYAFYDGRLDDLGTATPASFIPLISSNWTSSFTWQGIGPFPAGERGTLHALVSAAHDRGQRVRFWATPDVPGPARDAVWSELLAAGVDHLNSDDLAGLETFLRRRGR encoded by the coding sequence GTGCTGACCACCCGTCGCAGAGCCGTCACGACCCTCGCCGCCGCGCTGGCCGGCGCCGTCGCCGTACCCGCCGCAGCGCAGGCGGCCCAGAACCCCGGCGTGCAGCACCGCCCGCGGCCGCTGCGTCAGGCGCACGCCCACAACGACTACCTGCACGAACGGCCGCTGCACGACGCCCTGTCGCACGGATTCACCAGCCTGGAGGCCGACATCTTCCTGGTGAACGGCGAACTGCTCGTCGCGCACACCCCGGAGGAGCTCGACCCCACCCGCACCCTGCGCTCGCTCTATCTCGACCCGCTGCTGGCCCGCGTGCGGGCCAACCACGGCTCGGTGTACCGCGGTTACGGCAAGCCGGTGCAGCTGCTCGTCGACATCAAGACCGACGGCGTCGCCTGCTACCTCGAACTCGACCGCCAGCTGCGGCGCTACAGCCGGATGCTGACCGGCTACGCGCACGGCCGGGTCCGCCCCGGCGCCGTCACCCCGGTGGTCTCCGGCGACCGCGCGGCGCGCGTTCCCATGGAGGCCCAGCGGCAGCGGTACGCGTTCTACGACGGCCGGCTCGACGACCTCGGCACCGCCACGCCCGCCTCCTTCATCCCGCTGATCTCCAGCAACTGGACGTCGAGTTTCACCTGGCAGGGCATCGGACCGTTCCCCGCGGGTGAACGCGGCACGCTGCACGCGCTCGTCTCCGCGGCCCACGACCGCGGTCAGCGCGTCCGCTTCTGGGCCACACCCGATGTGCCCGGCCCGGCCCGCGACGCCGTCTGGTCCGAGCTGCTCGCCGCCGGCGTCGACCACCTCAACTCGGACGATCTGGCGGGCCTCGAAACCTTCCTGCGCAGGCGCGGCCGGTAG
- a CDS encoding DUF779 domain-containing protein, giving the protein MTETPRVELTPAAADLLRRLRAVHGPLMFHQSGGCCDGSAPMCYPQGEFRTGSSDILLADLRVEGVEEDISFWISRSQYERWSHTRLVVDVVEGRGSGFSLEAPEGVRFLIRSHLVGA; this is encoded by the coding sequence ATGACCGAGACCCCGCGTGTGGAGCTGACCCCGGCCGCCGCCGATCTGCTGCGGCGGCTGCGGGCCGTACACGGACCGCTGATGTTTCACCAGTCGGGCGGCTGCTGCGACGGCAGTGCCCCCATGTGCTACCCGCAGGGAGAATTCCGTACGGGGTCCTCCGACATCCTTCTCGCGGACCTCCGGGTGGAGGGCGTCGAGGAGGACATCTCCTTCTGGATCTCCAGAAGCCAGTACGAACGGTGGAGCCACACACGGCTCGTCGTCGATGTCGTCGAAGGCCGTGGCAGCGGATTCTCGCTGGAGGCCCCGGAGGGGGTGCGTTTCCTGATCCGGTCGCATCTCGTCGGCGCCTGA